In a single window of the Microbacterium sp. SL75 genome:
- the folE gene encoding GTP cyclohydrolase I, with amino-acid sequence MAVDRERVAVLVRELLEAIGEDPDRPGLRQTPTRVADSWAEFFGGVNQDAGAPLQHTISVSRGPAPDTLPSGAVMLRDIAFRSMCEHHLLPFRGRAHVAYLPGEEVVGLGALPRVIDILAARPQVQERLGEQVADTIASALDARGVLVVLDAVHECVTMRGGRQLDASTVTIAARGAYGDPAARAELVALIGARA; translated from the coding sequence GTGGCCGTCGATCGTGAACGCGTCGCCGTCCTGGTGCGAGAGCTCCTGGAGGCGATCGGGGAGGACCCCGATCGCCCCGGGCTCCGCCAGACTCCGACGCGCGTCGCCGACTCCTGGGCCGAGTTCTTCGGGGGAGTGAATCAGGATGCCGGCGCCCCGCTGCAGCACACCATCTCGGTGTCGCGCGGGCCGGCGCCCGACACCCTCCCCTCGGGAGCCGTGATGCTGCGCGACATCGCCTTCCGGTCGATGTGTGAGCATCACCTGCTGCCCTTCCGGGGCCGCGCGCACGTCGCCTATCTTCCGGGTGAAGAGGTGGTGGGCCTCGGGGCGCTGCCGCGGGTGATCGACATCCTCGCCGCCCGCCCGCAGGTGCAGGAGCGTCTGGGCGAGCAGGTCGCTGACACGATCGCCTCGGCACTCGATGCGCGCGGTGTGCTCGTCGTCCTGGACGCGGTGCACGAGTGCGTCACGATGCGCGGTGGGCGCCAGCTGGACGCCTCTACGGTGACGATCGCCGCGCGCGGAGCGTACGGCGACCCCGCCGCCCGGGCCGAGCTCGTCGCGCTGATCGGGGCGCGCGCGTGA
- the folP gene encoding dihydropteroate synthase, with product MTLIMGIVNVTPDSFSDGGRFLDPDAALAHARLLRAQGAEILDVGGESTRPGAERVAPRVEQQRVLPVVGALASEGSFVSIDTMNAATAVAAVRAGARLVNDVSGGLADPDMLAAVAETEAEIALGHWRGPSAEMYARADYADVAREVSAELAERIEAAVSAGIDRSRLVVDPGIGFGKRGAQNWQTLRALPEIAELGIRVLVGTSRKRFLAEVIGDDADLARRDLATAVTSALSARSGAWAVRVHDVPTTRDALAVAHAWEA from the coding sequence GTGACCCTCATCATGGGGATCGTCAACGTCACCCCCGACTCCTTCAGCGACGGGGGACGCTTCCTCGACCCCGATGCGGCCCTCGCTCACGCGCGGCTCCTCCGTGCGCAGGGCGCCGAGATCCTCGACGTCGGCGGGGAATCGACCAGACCCGGCGCGGAGCGGGTGGCGCCGCGCGTCGAGCAGCAGCGCGTGCTGCCGGTCGTCGGGGCACTGGCATCCGAGGGCTCGTTCGTGAGCATCGACACGATGAACGCCGCCACGGCGGTCGCCGCCGTGAGGGCTGGAGCTCGCCTCGTCAACGACGTCTCGGGTGGACTCGCCGACCCCGACATGCTCGCCGCGGTCGCCGAGACGGAGGCCGAGATCGCCCTCGGCCACTGGCGCGGACCGTCGGCCGAGATGTACGCGCGGGCCGACTACGCGGACGTCGCTCGAGAGGTCTCGGCGGAACTCGCCGAGCGGATCGAGGCTGCTGTGTCCGCGGGCATCGACCGGTCGCGACTGGTCGTCGATCCCGGTATCGGTTTCGGCAAGCGGGGGGCGCAGAACTGGCAGACGCTGCGCGCGCTGCCCGAGATCGCCGAGCTCGGGATCCGCGTCCTGGTGGGAACGAGCCGCAAGAGGTTCCTCGCGGAGGTGATCGGCGACGACGCCGACCTCGCCCGTCGCGATCTCGCCACCGCTGTCACGAGTGCGCTGTCCGCTCGCTCCGGTGCGTGGGCCGTCCGCGTGCACGATGTGCCGACCACCCGCGACGCGCTCGCCGTCGCCCACGCTTGGGAGGCCTGA
- the folB gene encoding dihydroneopterin aldolase produces MDADRITLTGVRAVGHHGVYPDEKRDGQEFVVDATLSLSLRRAAETDDVADTVHYGELAERLVEIVEGDPVDLLETLAQRLADAVLADERVDAVTITVHKPQAPITVAFGDVAVTISRSRS; encoded by the coding sequence ATGGATGCCGATCGGATCACACTGACGGGGGTGCGCGCTGTGGGGCACCACGGGGTCTACCCCGACGAGAAGCGCGACGGGCAGGAGTTCGTGGTCGACGCGACGCTCTCCCTGTCGCTGCGACGGGCGGCGGAGACCGACGACGTCGCCGACACGGTGCACTACGGCGAGCTCGCCGAGCGGCTCGTCGAGATCGTCGAGGGCGATCCGGTCGACCTGCTCGAGACGCTGGCCCAGCGTTTGGCGGACGCGGTTCTCGCCGACGAGCGGGTGGATGCCGTCACGATCACCGTCCACAAGCCGCAGGCGCCCATCACCGTCGCCTTCGGTGATGTGGCCGTGACCATCTCGAGGTCCCGATCGTGA
- the folK gene encoding 2-amino-4-hydroxy-6-hydroxymethyldihydropteridine diphosphokinase, translated as MNVRLAHGIDGAPRPTPVHAVVALGANLGQRQETLAAAVDELRRLTLTTHVRVSAPIETVAVTLRGEDEHAPRYLNAVAVLETRLSPGELLASLHRIEARHGRVRRERWGDRTLDLDLIAYGDERIDRDDLVVPHPRAHEREFVLAPWLDVDPDAELPGRGRVADLLEKLSGGVA; from the coding sequence GTGAACGTGCGGTTGGCGCACGGGATCGACGGGGCTCCGCGTCCCACGCCCGTGCACGCGGTCGTCGCGCTCGGAGCCAATCTCGGGCAGCGACAGGAGACCCTCGCGGCGGCTGTCGACGAACTGCGGCGGTTGACCCTCACCACGCACGTGCGCGTCTCTGCTCCGATCGAGACGGTGGCCGTGACGCTCCGGGGCGAGGACGAGCACGCGCCTCGGTATCTGAACGCGGTGGCCGTCCTCGAGACGCGTCTGTCGCCGGGCGAGCTGCTCGCGTCGCTGCACCGGATCGAGGCGCGGCACGGCCGCGTCCGGCGGGAGCGCTGGGGCGACCGCACCCTCGATCTCGATCTGATCGCCTACGGCGACGAACGCATCGACCGCGACGACCTCGTCGTACCGCACCCTCGCGCGCACGAGCGGGAGTTCGTGCTCGCGCCGTGGCTCGACGTGGATCCGGATGCCGAGCTCCCCGGCCGCGGACGCGTCGCCGATCTGCTCGAGAAGCTGAGCGGAGGAGTCGCATGA
- a CDS encoding DUF3180 domain-containing protein codes for MKRTGAGILTIAVIVGLVVGFLLDTSLTAMGRSTFAPAASLPTILALLGAVIVVLAVPVYRSTRGRSPRRIDPFRALRIAMLAKASSILGAAAAGFAGGLLAFLVSRPVVPSVGSMGSIIATLVCAVILVVAGLVAEQLCTIRKDDDDDAPGNTPAGPVGI; via the coding sequence ATGAAGCGCACGGGCGCCGGCATCCTCACGATCGCCGTCATCGTCGGGCTGGTCGTGGGGTTCTTGCTCGACACCTCGCTCACCGCCATGGGGCGCTCGACGTTCGCTCCCGCGGCGAGCTTGCCCACGATCCTCGCCCTGCTCGGTGCCGTGATCGTGGTCCTCGCCGTGCCGGTCTATCGGTCGACGCGCGGCCGGAGCCCCCGTCGGATCGATCCGTTCCGCGCCCTGCGGATCGCGATGCTGGCGAAAGCGTCGTCGATCCTCGGGGCAGCCGCGGCGGGATTCGCGGGCGGTCTGCTCGCGTTCCTGGTGAGTCGGCCCGTGGTGCCCTCGGTAGGCTCGATGGGATCGATCATCGCGACACTCGTTTGCGCCGTCATCCTCGTCGTCGCGGGACTCGTGGCCGAGCAGCTCTGCACCATCCGGAAGGACGACGATGACGACGCCCCAGGGAACACCCCCGCAGGACCCGTGGGGATCTGA
- a CDS encoding PH domain-containing protein: MGTYDRILEPRSERRLPLGEGTWHQLARAYVRVQLISQGAVFVLVLAAAVVVQALTGFVWQWIPAGVVLLVTVIGFVITPRQARSFGYQLRRDDLVFRRGILWQRVVAVPYGRMQLVDITHGPLDRGFGIAQLKLVTAAASTGVTIPGLTQEAAEQLRDTLVAVAETRRTGL, encoded by the coding sequence GTGGGCACGTACGATCGCATCCTCGAACCGCGCTCGGAGCGTCGCCTGCCCCTCGGAGAGGGCACGTGGCATCAGCTGGCCCGCGCGTACGTGCGGGTGCAGCTGATCTCGCAGGGGGCGGTGTTCGTCCTGGTGCTGGCTGCCGCCGTCGTCGTGCAGGCGCTCACGGGGTTCGTGTGGCAGTGGATTCCGGCGGGAGTGGTTCTGCTCGTCACCGTCATCGGGTTCGTCATCACGCCGCGTCAGGCGCGCTCCTTCGGCTATCAACTGCGTCGCGACGACCTCGTGTTCCGTCGAGGAATCCTGTGGCAGCGGGTGGTGGCGGTGCCGTACGGCCGCATGCAGCTCGTCGACATCACCCACGGCCCCCTCGACCGGGGCTTCGGCATCGCCCAGCTGAAGCTCGTCACCGCTGCGGCGTCAACGGGCGTGACCATCCCCGGGCTCACCCAGGAGGCGGCCGAACAGCTGCGCGACACGCTCGTGGCCGTCGCCGAGACCCGCCGGACCGGGCTGTGA
- a CDS encoding PH domain-containing protein: MTDPDTAGSPPESQPRQRTIVRSPYSDGEWHRLHPLTPLLRGGLTLLVLVGVIVANLRERLVEWIFPVFTDLPPGELPPDPVDFLLANNLILIAAAAALVVLIVLLVLFRLSWRFHTLRIGEDDVEVRSGVLFRTHRRAPLDRVQGVNLTRPMVARLLGLAKLEVVGAGLDANVKLEYLSGKDAEAIRGDILRLASGRRLAEARAEPGGRSSLARQAAEAVGSGLQGIVDGEDLSDAEPESIVRIPFGRLVASRVLSGSSLILIAFVVGIVVAASVSTLWLLFTIVPMFLAFGAYYVRSIAQGLRYSIAPTPDGVRVTFGLFTTVSEVVPPGRVHAIEVRQPLMWRPFGWWAISVNRLSGRASTDTSNDQLAAVLPIGTRADVERVLRILAPGLSADEWTLVFRDGILGPVDDDPYVTTPRRARWLRPLSWRRNGALLTTDALLMRRGWVWRSLSIVPLARLQSIGLHQGPLARATGTATLIAHVIAGTVQTSVGVLDRDDALGLFERTARAGVDAAAIDRTHRWAG; encoded by the coding sequence GTGACCGATCCGGACACGGCGGGCTCGCCCCCGGAGTCGCAGCCTCGGCAACGGACGATCGTCCGGTCGCCGTACAGCGACGGGGAGTGGCATCGGCTCCACCCTCTGACGCCGTTGTTGCGCGGTGGGCTCACCCTTCTTGTGCTCGTGGGCGTCATCGTGGCGAACCTGCGGGAGCGTCTCGTCGAGTGGATCTTCCCGGTCTTCACCGATCTGCCCCCGGGGGAGCTTCCCCCCGACCCGGTCGATTTCCTCCTCGCGAACAATCTGATCCTCATCGCGGCGGCTGCGGCTCTCGTCGTGCTCATCGTGCTGCTGGTGCTGTTCCGGCTGTCCTGGCGGTTCCACACCCTGCGCATCGGCGAGGACGACGTCGAGGTGCGCTCGGGCGTGCTGTTCCGCACACACCGGCGCGCTCCGCTGGACCGCGTGCAGGGAGTCAACCTGACGCGTCCGATGGTCGCCCGTCTCCTGGGGCTCGCGAAGCTCGAGGTGGTCGGCGCAGGCCTCGATGCCAACGTCAAGCTGGAGTACCTCTCGGGCAAGGATGCCGAGGCCATCCGCGGCGACATCCTCCGCCTCGCGTCGGGGCGGCGTCTCGCCGAAGCGCGAGCAGAACCCGGTGGACGCTCGTCCCTCGCTCGGCAGGCGGCCGAGGCCGTGGGATCTGGCCTGCAGGGGATCGTCGACGGGGAGGACCTCTCCGACGCCGAGCCGGAGAGCATCGTGCGTATTCCGTTCGGCCGGCTCGTGGCATCCCGTGTTCTCAGTGGATCGAGCCTCATCCTCATCGCCTTCGTCGTCGGGATCGTCGTGGCCGCGTCGGTGTCGACGCTGTGGCTGCTGTTCACGATCGTTCCGATGTTCCTTGCCTTCGGCGCGTACTACGTGCGGTCGATCGCCCAGGGGCTGCGGTACTCCATCGCCCCGACCCCCGACGGCGTCCGCGTGACGTTCGGTCTGTTCACGACGGTCTCGGAGGTCGTGCCGCCCGGCCGCGTGCACGCGATCGAGGTGCGACAGCCCCTGATGTGGCGTCCGTTCGGATGGTGGGCGATCTCGGTGAACCGCCTCTCGGGGCGGGCCTCGACCGACACGAGCAACGATCAGCTGGCGGCGGTGCTCCCGATCGGAACGCGCGCCGATGTCGAGCGCGTCCTGCGGATCCTCGCCCCCGGCCTGTCGGCCGACGAATGGACACTCGTGTTCCGTGACGGCATCCTGGGTCCGGTGGATGACGACCCGTACGTGACGACCCCGAGACGCGCTCGGTGGCTGCGCCCGCTGTCCTGGCGCCGCAACGGAGCGCTGCTGACCACCGACGCGTTGCTGATGCGTCGCGGGTGGGTGTGGCGTTCGCTGAGCATCGTCCCCCTCGCTCGACTGCAGTCGATCGGTTTGCACCAGGGGCCGCTCGCCCGCGCCACGGGCACAGCCACCCTCATCGCCCACGTGATCGCCGGCACCGTGCAGACGTCGGTCGGTGTTCTCGACCGCGACGACGCCCTGGGGCTGTTCGAGCGGACGGCTCGAGCCGGCGTCGATGCGGCGGCGATCGACCGCACCCACCGGTGGGCCGGATGA
- a CDS encoding DUF2520 domain-containing protein, with amino-acid sequence MSRGRDGRLGVGVIGAGRVGPVIAAALAGAGHALTGITSGSDDDRVEAILPGLPVLTADEVVRRSELVVVAVPHDQLPGLVSGLAEVGAWQPGQLVLHTDAAYGSRVLDPAARSGAIPLAIHPAMVFTGVSSIDLRQLAQSYAAVTAPAPVLPIAQALAVELGCEPVVVAEDDRATYAEAIATATEFSRSIVRQSSALLDRIGVENPGAYLSALVRSSVDQALVEGGRRDDLDGTATIDG; translated from the coding sequence ATGAGCCGCGGTCGTGATGGACGCCTCGGCGTCGGGGTGATCGGGGCCGGACGCGTCGGGCCGGTCATCGCGGCGGCATTGGCGGGAGCGGGCCACGCCCTGACGGGGATCACGTCGGGCTCCGACGACGACCGTGTCGAGGCGATCCTGCCGGGACTCCCGGTGCTCACGGCCGACGAGGTCGTGCGACGCAGCGAGCTCGTGGTCGTGGCGGTGCCGCACGACCAGCTTCCGGGTCTAGTGTCGGGTCTCGCCGAGGTCGGCGCCTGGCAGCCCGGCCAGCTGGTCCTGCACACGGACGCCGCGTACGGGTCGCGGGTGCTGGATCCCGCCGCCCGTAGCGGTGCGATTCCGCTGGCCATCCATCCCGCCATGGTCTTCACGGGAGTGTCGTCGATCGATCTGCGCCAACTCGCCCAGTCGTATGCCGCCGTCACGGCCCCCGCTCCGGTGCTGCCGATCGCGCAAGCGCTCGCGGTCGAGCTCGGGTGCGAACCGGTCGTGGTCGCCGAGGACGATCGGGCGACGTACGCCGAGGCCATCGCGACGGCGACGGAGTTCTCGCGTTCGATCGTGCGCCAGTCGTCGGCGCTCTTGGATCGCATCGGGGTCGAGAATCCCGGCGCGTACCTGTCTGCGCTCGTCCGATCGAGCGTCGACCAGGCTCTGGTCGAGGGCGGGCGCCGCGACGACCTCGACGGCACCGCTACGATCGACGGATGA
- the panC gene encoding pantoate--beta-alanine ligase, with product MIRTLEDLRTRLGQIRGADRSDAGPSVALVSTLGALHDGHVDLIREARDLADVVVVSTFVNPLRFRTADDTAAYPRSPESDARVLADLGVDVVFAPTIEVFLPAGTATTRVSAGDIGLRYEGRVRPFYFDGVLTVEAKLFHLVRPDVAVYGERDLQRIFLVRRMVRDLDFSIDIATVPTVRTDDGLPVSSRVALLDAADRRAAAALPRALEAAASNSDLGVDACIAAAQSSLMGEQRITLEYLSVVDPETFLPVDDGHRGRAFALIAATVGGHRFIDNAEISLR from the coding sequence ATGATCCGCACCCTCGAGGATCTGCGCACCCGACTCGGACAGATCCGAGGCGCAGATCGATCGGACGCCGGCCCGAGCGTCGCCCTGGTATCGACCCTCGGTGCTCTGCACGACGGTCACGTCGACCTGATCCGCGAAGCCCGCGACCTCGCCGACGTGGTCGTGGTGTCGACCTTCGTCAATCCTCTGCGCTTCCGCACGGCCGACGACACGGCGGCTTATCCCCGCTCGCCGGAATCCGACGCGCGGGTTCTCGCCGACCTGGGCGTGGATGTCGTCTTCGCTCCCACGATCGAGGTGTTCCTCCCGGCGGGGACGGCCACGACGCGCGTCTCGGCGGGCGATATCGGCCTGCGTTACGAGGGTCGCGTGCGCCCGTTCTACTTCGACGGGGTCCTCACCGTCGAAGCGAAGCTCTTCCACCTCGTGCGCCCCGACGTCGCGGTGTACGGCGAGCGCGACCTGCAGCGCATCTTCCTCGTGCGTCGGATGGTGCGCGATCTCGACTTCTCGATCGACATCGCGACGGTGCCGACCGTGCGCACCGACGACGGCCTGCCCGTGTCGAGCCGTGTGGCGCTGCTCGATGCGGCCGATCGGCGCGCGGCCGCGGCTCTTCCGCGCGCCCTCGAGGCGGCGGCATCGAACTCCGATCTCGGGGTCGATGCGTGCATCGCGGCGGCTCAGTCGTCGCTGATGGGCGAGCAACGCATCACCCTGGAATACCTGAGCGTGGTCGATCCCGAGACGTTCCTGCCCGTGGACGACGGGCACCGCGGTCGAGCGTTCGCCCTCATCGCCGCCACCGTGGGCGGCCACCGATTCATCGACAACGCCGAGATCTCGCTGCGCTGA